Proteins encoded together in one Anopheles darlingi chromosome 3, idAnoDarlMG_H_01, whole genome shotgun sequence window:
- the LOC125953344 gene encoding inactive peptidyl-prolyl cis-trans isomerase shutdown-like, whose amino-acid sequence MEQGKPLKNPIDLRELLNGGTGFSLDADFKSEHVGNEFFLEDDFGSEDEDEDSHKQMMSPWTQSFDELRQQMEPVAEHIHKRIMKRGVGEPVRGNVRVTLDYNAFFEKEPTTFDSTTLRNAPYSFTVGKDSILEGLEKAVLTMCVSEEAQFVIGYPLLFGEVGCMPRIPPKADALFVVRLHKCVDVGDASALQTLEDSERRTYALVKKRVVEIRAYAKNCFQRNMIQNAIHKYLEAVDTLQLCDLKDAAETNEQQETLISLYTSLAVCYNRKDQPKDACRMINELRRLCDINLYAKILYQEGKALHRLGEFKRARQVLVRAQQLEPRDENIQRELRSLLESTEKFTEEERNICRRAFGMKDTQKKSVTAEQQAFAQMVKESMKHFMEDDQSTTLPLPDGLTDAEVNVLQEVADEMKVKLSVQVDNNKKNYKFQK is encoded by the exons ATGGAGCAAGGAAAACCTCTGAAAAACCCCATTGATCTGCG GGAGCTCCTGAACGGCGGGACCGGATTCTCGTTGGATGCCGATTTTAAGAGCGAACACGTGGGGAACGAGTTCTTCCTGGAGGACGATTTTGGCAGCgaagacgaggatgaggattcCCACAAGCAGATGATGTCCCCGTGGACCCAAAGTTTCGATGAGCTCCGCCAACAGATGGAACCGGTCGCGGAACACATCCACAAGCGCATCATGAAGCGAGGCGTTGGTGAACCGGTCCGGGGTAACGTGCGCGTCACCCTAGACTACAATGCATTTTTCGAGAAAGAACCAACCACCTTCGACTCGACGACGCTACGGAATGCTCCGTATTCGTTCACCGTGGGCAAGGATTCGATTTTGGAGGGCCTGGAAAAGGCAGTGCTGACGATGTGCGTCAGTGAAGAGGCTCAGTTCGTGATCGGATACCCGCTACTGTTCGGTGAGGTAGGGTGCATGCCACGGATTCCACCGAAGGCGGACGCTTTATTTGTGGTGCGACTGCACAAATGCGTTGACGTTGGTGATGCGAGCGCCCTGCAGACTCTGGAAGACAGCGAACGTCGCACATACGCGCTGGTGAAGAAGCGTGTAGTCGAAATACGGGCGTACGCCAAGAATTGCTTCCAGCGCAACATGATACAAAATGCCATCCACAAGTATCTGGAAGCGGTCGATACGCTACAGCTGTGCGATTTGAAAGATGCAGCGGAAACAAACGAGCAACAGGAAACGCTCATATCTCTCTACACCAGCCTAGCCGTTTGCTACAACCGGAAGGATCAGCCAAAGGATGCTTGCCGGATGATTAATGAGCTCAGGCGACTTTGCGATATCAACCTGTATGCTAAGATCCTGTACCAGGAAGGCAAAGCACTTCATCGGTTGGGTGAATTCAAGCGTGCGCGTCAAGTTTTGGTACGAGCCCAGCAGCTAGAACCACGGGATGAAAACATCCAGCGGGAGCTGAGGTCCCTTCTCGAGAGCACCGAGAAATTCACGGAAGAAGAGCGCAACATCTGTCGCCGCGCGTTCGGCATGAAGGACACTCAGAAGAAGAGTGTGACCGCGGAGCAGCAAGCTTTCGCGCAGATGGTTAAAGAATCTATGAAGCATTTTATGGAAGATGACCAAAGCACGACGCTCCCCCTACCCGATGGCCTGACCGATGCGGAAGTCAACGTGCTGCAGGAGGTGGCCGACGAGATGAAGGTGAAGCTGTCGGTGCAAGtcgataacaacaaaaaaaattacaaatttCAAAAGTGA